A window of Maioricimonas rarisocia genomic DNA:
GATCGCTCGCGTGGTTGGGGGGCCAATCCCAAAGAGAACTGTTATCGCCTGGGTGCGGCGAGAGGCAGAACGCAGGCTCGGGTTGCGCGCATCACGCCGGGCCGGGGTGGGCTGATGTTTGGACTCTGCACGAATCGTCACGTGAATGGGCAAGAAGGGAAGCCTGCCCCGGGAGTCGGACCTGCCGTCCGGGTGGTCAGGGACGCGCCTGTGTATGAGCGCCAGAGCGCCGTTTCGATTCCGGCGAGCGAGGTAATCCATGACGATTGCGATTCGAGAGATTGACCCCCACAACGATGATGAGCTGCACGCAGTGGCGTCACTCAGGTTTCAAGTGACGGTAGACGAGATGCGCCTGTCCATGCGTCATGCGAACCATCACAGAAGAACCGTTATCGAGCCATTGGATCACTGCGGTCATATTCTTGCCGCATGGGCAGGAGAACGGGTTGTTGGAACTGTTCGCATAAACCGGTTGTCGGAAGGTGATGTGGGCGAATACGTTCGCGCCTATGGCCTTCAGTACTTTCTTGACCGCCATCCCTCAGAGCAAGTGTCGATCACCACAAGATTGGCAATCCACCGAAAGTACCGTAGGGGAAGGCTCTCGCTCGAATTGCCCATGGCTGCGTATGCCTTCTACTTACAGAACGGCATTGAAGTGGACGTGATCGACAGCCGTCGCAACCTTCGTTCGTACTTCCATAAACTTGGCTACCGAGAGCACCTGGGAAGCTGGAGGCACCCTGAGTTCGGGGATGTGGTTGTGCAGTACATGCGAGTCCGTGATGAGGAGCACCTTTCGTTCGTCAAATCCCCTTTTCTTCCGCAGCTGTGCGACGTGCAGAGACGAGCCCGGTCTCCACAACTGAGTTGAACCGCAATCCCGCCGTATACAAGAAGTGCTCTTTCCCTACTTCAGCGGCTGGTTAACGGTCGCGTGGCTCGTTCACAAGCTCCGCAGCGGCGAGACCGCCACTCGGGGCGAGGCGCGCCCGCTGCTGCATCGCCTCTCTGCAGAGCTCCGGAGTCTGCTGAGGTATAGCTGACCTGGGCGGAACTGTCCGAGGTGGAGAGAGATATCCGCACGGCGACCGAAATGGATACGCGGCCGGACATCATGATGCCGGCACGGCGCTGAGACTGATGACGTTACTGGAGGACCAGGACCGGCTCAAGGCGGCGAATGACGCGATAGCGACCTAGCAGTCGCGACGCAGCGGACCGATTCGGGTGACGCTGGCCCGGAGCTAGGAAGTCCTCGATCTCCAGGCGGAGGCGGAAAGCGAGTACCGGGGGCATTGTCGCTGCACCCGCACGATCCTCACGTACTGCGAAGTGTGGCGGCGTTCTATCTCCGATCCCGTCAGAGGGAAGCCGCGGAAACATTGCTGTGGAAGCTGGTTGACCCGGCTGCCGATGTCCCCCCTGCCGACCGTGACTGGGCCAGCCGGCAACTGGCGGGGGGAACAGGCGAGGAATCGATCTGAAACACAGGGCCATCACACGTTGTCATTC
This region includes:
- a CDS encoding GNAT family N-acetyltransferase, which codes for MTIAIREIDPHNDDELHAVASLRFQVTVDEMRLSMRHANHHRRTVIEPLDHCGHILAAWAGERVVGTVRINRLSEGDVGEYVRAYGLQYFLDRHPSEQVSITTRLAIHRKYRRGRLSLELPMAAYAFYLQNGIEVDVIDSRRNLRSYFHKLGYREHLGSWRHPEFGDVVVQYMRVRDEEHLSFVKSPFLPQLCDVQRRARSPQLS